From Bicyclus anynana chromosome 18, ilBicAnyn1.1, whole genome shotgun sequence, a single genomic window includes:
- the LOC112048277 gene encoding cuticle protein 19.8: MIYSTKKMMLSCLVASCMLSMALAANEYLPPSKGYNYDVPKIPFPTRTPPPPPIRTTPPPTRPNTYVPPPPPPPDHPHTDEHDHHHHHEPGMPFDFAYAVNEDGNDYSHNAKSDGDVTRGEYRIALPDGRTQIVRYTADWKNGFNAEVTYEGEARYPDQPTQGGGYPSGPGQPYIPPNQGEGYHY, from the exons ATGATCTACTCAACAAAAAAG ATGATGCTGTCCTGCTTAGTCGCCAGCTGTATGCTGAGTATGGCGCTGGCAGCCAACGAGTACCTCCCCCCCAGCAAGGGGTACAACTACGACGTACCCAAAATACCTTTCCCCACCAGA ACCCCCCCTCCCCCGCCGATCAGGACCACCCCGCCGCCGACGAGACCCAACACCTACGTACCGCCGCCACCTCCGCCGCCAGAT CATCCCCACACCGATGAACACgatcaccaccaccaccacgagCCCGGCATGCCGTTCGACTTCGCCTACGCCGTCAACGAAGACGGCAACGACTACAGTCACAACGCCAAGTCGGACGGTGACGTCACACGCGGCGAGTACCGGATCGCGCTGCCCGACGGTCGCACGCAGATCGTGAGGTACACCGCAGACTGGAAGAATGGATTCAATGCTGAG GTGACCTACGAAGGCGAAGCCAGATATCCCGACCAGCCCACCCAAGGAGGCGGCTACCCGTCGGGACCCGGACAACCATACATCCCACCTAACCAAGGCGAAGGCTACCATTATTAG